Within Cydia fagiglandana chromosome 1, ilCydFagi1.1, whole genome shotgun sequence, the genomic segment cgactcgcacttggacggttttttaaatacatgTATACTTTTCttagttatttgtttttaatCAATTAAATACGAGCTCTTCAATGACTCATAACTGTCAGTCATAGCAACCGTGACCGTGACATTGGAAAATCAGTCTTAACTAACCAATGGCTAATAATATGTTAAAGTATACGTAGATACTTTACTAGTTTACTCTTTGGTCTGAACTTGGAATTTATTACGCGAGAATGTACTGTACGTACGGTATTTAGTACTGAAAATACGGTTGTAATGCGTGGTCTCCTACTTTACATAGTTACTTGAATTCTGCGTGGTGGGGCAGAATTGGGATCTAAAGCGGATAAAAATCCGCAGATCTATTTTTCAGTTGACGTTTGTGGCAACATTTTGTAGGTAAATTATgcattatgtaaaaaaatatcttatctATTATACATTTTCCGCAATAGACGCCGTGTGAAAGATTTTCAAAATTGCCATTTAAACTTTGCTGTCACTACGGTATTCGATAAAATCCCGTATACCTACCATGAGGGAaaaattaagagccaacaggagtggtcagttctccatacaaacgtactcgtctgtttcctccgtgggttttgatgctggagcaatgattttttcaacacagattaatattgtcaatattcggaccgttttctttttttgatatttttgtttttaaggcgctagagcccttcaaaaatggccaaaatggcctcattgactatgccgcaatgagaggcgtagtattcaaaactgatatcgattagccaaaaaagcaaaacggtccgacacagataatttcataatcatttagatttccaaatttggtacgattggttaagttttggaggaggaaacattcgagtacgaaacctcgatttttgagatttttacgcaggatttttcgccttgtccttatcgcactagttttaggggccacttccgttagcgagacgggtatatttaccaaaaatatttaaaactcagctcctgtttcgtcttaacaccGTGTTGCGAAAACCGTAGGGACCCTGGAGGACTCACGcaaaatcgccttttcatacaaacgttgTCCTCGTCTAGGATTAGgatatattaacattattgaaaatattttgaaactaATTGTTGTATATTAACCAGCGCTATGCCCCTACGTTCAAATTGTTTATTagctatttattatattgttaggagtatttaaaaaatttaatgaTATCTGAATTTCGCTCCTAatttttacattaataaaatatcgaaaaaaaaaaattaaactttggGGCATAGCTTTGGTTAATATGCATCAAATCATGTCTGAATATtttacataacatcaatatccagagaggaaaataggGACTACGTTGGTAtgtccactttcgtcttaagagTCTTACTTAAAGTATAGGTATAACTTCCGAGAAACTAATTGGTACAGAATACGAGTTATTTTACCTACCAGAGCATACTTACCTACGATTCAAACGTTCGAACCCATGACCTCCGTTTTGAGTCTTATTGCTCGGCTACCAAGTGCTACCTGATACTTAAGAAGAAGGCAGAAGATTCCAATAGTCGATaactacatatacctacttatccTTCTTAGATAGGTAAGTAACATAAATAAAGAACTTCTGAAATAACTAAGCAAATTTTGTTATCTTAACGAGTGGAGATGGTTCGCCATAATCAGGGCCCATTTGTTTTTTCCACACTGTAGTAGGTATCGTAAAATTAATCATATTTaggtagttacctacttttttagaCAATACGGTAACACGGTAGAGCAGCTATATAATAAATCACAACTAATAACAGATaactatttcatttattttgttcgtataaaaataaaaacatcaacaataacaaattaatttttggTGTATGCGTTTCTTCGAACGCCGCCATAACAGTAACACAgctattattattaatgtttgcCGTGATGGTGGCCCCAGTGCTTGTGGTGCTCGTGTTCGCCCTTCTTGCCGTGGTCGTGGTGGTGATGATGGTGCCCCTCGTGGCCGTGGTGGCCCTTGTGACCGTGGTGGTCCTCGTCGTAGTGGTGCTTGTCGTGGTGGCCGTGATGGCCGTGGTGGCCCTCGTGATGGCCCTCGTGATGGTGACCGCCCTTCTTGTGGTGTCCCCCGTGTTTGTCGTGGTGgccgtggtggtggtggtgctTGTGGTGCTTGCCCTCCTTGTGGTGTCCATCGTGGAAGTGGTGATCCTTGTGGAAGTGATCCTTGTGGTGTTTCTTGTGGTATCCGTCGGTGTGCTCTCCCTTGTCGTGGTGCTCGTGGTGGCCGTGCTTGCCGCCCTTGTGGTGGTGGCCGTGCTCATGATGTTCACCGTGGTGGTCATGCTCGTCCCAGTGCTTCTTGTGACCGCCGCCGTGCTCGTGGTGGTGACCCTCGTGGTGATGCTTGTCGTGGTGGCCCTCGTGGCCCTTGTGGTGGTGGTGATGGCCCTTGTGGCCCTTGTGTCCGTGCCCGCCGTGATGATGGTGGTGGTGGCCGTGGTGCTCATGGCCGCCGCCGTGCTCGTGATGGTGGCCCTTGCTCTCGGCCACGGCCATGTCCTGCGCGGAGTCAGCCATGCAGGCGGCCGCCAGGCACAGCACTCCGAACAC encodes:
- the LOC134670467 gene encoding histidine-rich glycoprotein-like, whose amino-acid sequence is MRALLVFGVLCLAAACMADSAQDMAVAESKGHHHEHGGGHEHHGHHHHHHGGHGHKGHKGHHHHHKGHEGHHDKHHHEGHHHEHGGGHKKHWDEHDHHGEHHEHGHHHKGGKHGHHEHHDKGEHTDGYHKKHHKDHFHKDHHFHDGHHKEGKHHKHHHHHGHHDKHGGHHKKGGHHHEGHHEGHHGHHGHHDKHHYDEDHHGHKGHHGHEGHHHHHHDHGKKGEHEHHKHWGHHHGKH